TCCTGTTCGGGCACATCTCGCTCGCACAGCTCAAACGCAGCGGTGAGCAGGGCCGTGGCATCGCGATCGCGGGCCTGATCATCGGGTACGCGATGACAGCCCTTTCGATCGTGGCGGTGGTGCTGATCGTGGTGCTCGGTCTCATCGTCGTCAAAGCCGCCGAGGACATGCCGCGCCACGATCGGTACCCGGCAGCGCAGGGCTCAAGCCGGCAACTGCCCGCGTTCGCGCCCCCGCCGAACCTCGGCGCCAACTGCCAGTACCCGGCCACGGCCGCGCCGGCAACCAGGCCGGCCACCCCGCCGCACTCCGGCACTGTGCCGACCGAACCGGCCACGGTGGAAGCCGGGATCGTCACCGATCGCGGCAGCATCGGACTCAACCTGGCCAATGGCAAGGCGCCGTGCACGGTGAACAACTTCGCCAGCCTGGCGTTCCAGGGATTCTTCGACGGCACCGAGTGTCACCGGCTGACCACCGGAGCCCTCGCGGCGCTGCAATGCGGTGACCCCTCGGGCACCGGAACGGGTGGACCCGGTTACCGATTCCCCAACGAGTACCCGACCAACCAGTACCGGCTCTCGGACCCCGCGGTGAAAGAACCCGTGGTCTATCCGCGCGGAACGGTGGCGATGGCCAACTCCGGGCCGGGAACCAACGGCAGCCAGTTCTTCCTGGTGTACGAAGATTCCCTGCTTCCGCCGACGTATACGGTGTTCGGCACCGTCGACAAGACCGGCCTGGCCACCCTCGACGCGATCGCCGATGGCGGGGTAGCTGACGGAAGCGACGACGGCAAGCCCGCCACACCGGTGACAATCAAATCGGCAAGCGTGGGCTGAGCCGACGAGGAGGTTGCGGTGTCCTATCCGATTCCAGTCCAGTACCCGCCTCCTCAACACAGCGGAACCACCGCCCTGACCCGCGTTCTCGGGGTGTTGTTCCTTGTCGTACTGGTCGGCGGCTACGTCGCCGCGGTGTTCTTGACCCGGCACATCTGGGCCGACCGCGAAGCCACCCGCCTGACATACTCGACCGCGTCCTCAAGTGGCTCCCCGCCGTCGGCCGATGCGCTGGCGAAAATGCGGGACGTCGTCGAGAACCGCCTTCATGGAATGGGCTTCTCCGGTTCGGAGGTCGCGACCGACGGAGATACCTTGGTGGCCACGATCCCGAGTCGTGACCCAGATGTGGTGCGCGACATCACGATGCCAGGGCAGTTGATGATCCGTCCGGTGGTCCATGCCATGGCCGCCAAAGCCGAATCCCCGCCGACCGCCCCATCGACACCCGCACCCGGCACGGCCAAACCTGGTCAGGCACAACGTATTTCCGACGAGAAAACACTCCGGCAGGCCACCGACCCCTCGATGCAGATCCTGGCGCTGCAGTTCCAGGCGACACGCTGCGGCGACGACGACGTGCTCGCCGGCCACGACGACCCCAACCTGCCGCTGGTCACCTGCTCCGAAGACGGAGAAACCGTCTACCTGCTGGACAAGTCGATCATGAGCGGCGCGGAGATCAACGAGGCCGACTCGGGGTACAGCGAGGACGCGGGCCGGTACGTGGTCGACGTGGGGTTCACCAGCGCCGGAACGAAGACCTGGGCGGACTTCACCACGGCCAACATCGGCACCCAGACCGCGTTCACCCTCGACACCCGGGTGGTCAGCGCCCCGGAGATCCGCGAGGCCATCACCGGCGGCCGAGTAGAGATCACCGGCGACTTCACCGCGGATTCGGCACGCGCACTCGTCGGCGTCCTGAAATCGGGGTCGCTGCCGTTCTCGTTGTCACTGGAGTCCTCGCAGGACGCGGTGCTGCCCGCAACGGTTTTCGCCAAACTGCTGCGCGGCCTCGTCATCGCGGTAGGGATCTGCGTACTCGGGATCAGTGTCGCCGGTGTGGTGTACCTCGCCCGGCGCGGGCCCGGTACCGGAGCGCTCGGGGTCAGGCCGCCGACGTGACGCGGTAGACGTCGTACACGCCCTCCACGTTGCGCACCACGCTCAGCAGGTGACCCAGGTGTTTGGGATCGCCCATCTCGAAGGTGAACCGACTGATCGCCACCCGGTCGTTGGACGTGGTCACCGACGCCGAGAGGATGTTGACCTTCTCATCGGCCAGCACCCGCGTCACGTCGGAGAGCAGGCGGTGCCGGTCCAGCGCCTCGACCTGGATGGCCACCAGGAACACCGACGACGGCGACGGCGCCCAGTTCACCTCGATGATGCGTTCCGACTGTTGTTGCAGCGAAGCCGCATTCGTGCAGTCGGTGCGGTGCACGCTGACCCCACCACCGCGGGTCACGAAGCCCATGATGGTGTCGCCGGGCACCGGGGTGCAGCACTTGGCCAGCTTGGTCAGGGTTCCGGGCGCACCCGGCACCGCCACACCGGTGTCGTCGGTGCTGCG
Above is a window of Mycolicibacterium boenickei DNA encoding:
- a CDS encoding SecDF P1 head subdomain-containing protein — translated: MSYPIPVQYPPPQHSGTTALTRVLGVLFLVVLVGGYVAAVFLTRHIWADREATRLTYSTASSSGSPPSADALAKMRDVVENRLHGMGFSGSEVATDGDTLVATIPSRDPDVVRDITMPGQLMIRPVVHAMAAKAESPPTAPSTPAPGTAKPGQAQRISDEKTLRQATDPSMQILALQFQATRCGDDDVLAGHDDPNLPLVTCSEDGETVYLLDKSIMSGAEINEADSGYSEDAGRYVVDVGFTSAGTKTWADFTTANIGTQTAFTLDTRVVSAPEIREAITGGRVEITGDFTADSARALVGVLKSGSLPFSLSLESSQDAVLPATVFAKLLRGLVIAVGICVLGISVAGVVYLARRGPGTGALGVRPPT
- a CDS encoding peptidylprolyl isomerase encodes the protein MTVPPPYGGYPVGYPAGYPPSARTNGMAVAALVCSVLFAPLGILFGHISLAQLKRSGEQGRGIAIAGLIIGYAMTALSIVAVVLIVVLGLIVVKAAEDMPRHDRYPAAQGSSRQLPAFAPPPNLGANCQYPATAAPATRPATPPHSGTVPTEPATVEAGIVTDRGSIGLNLANGKAPCTVNNFASLAFQGFFDGTECHRLTTGALAALQCGDPSGTGTGGPGYRFPNEYPTNQYRLSDPAVKEPVVYPRGTVAMANSGPGTNGSQFFLVYEDSLLPPTYTVFGTVDKTGLATLDAIADGGVADGSDDGKPATPVTIKSASVG